Proteins from a single region of Bdellovibrio bacteriovorus HD100:
- a CDS encoding BON domain-containing protein, with product MRRKILITGLLSLFMISGSVAWAQEELEASPTSSTEGEEGVYRSRKFINLTLGIEQDEKLPPLPDSIEFKGDFRRIVTAAYAKDLNVIRFTPRGEGFATLTIHDKRNGKIVAEFRIDVKKSKLDKVVREMRALLGDIEGINIKIVNNRVVVDGQILLPKDLARIYNVVQQFGEQASSLVTLSPLAQKKIAEFIARDINNPEIEVRAVNEKIILQGWANSDEEAKRAEIIAKTYLPDIVIEAAEEKGVIKKRRPANDGVINLIQIKEAPAKPPSKMIQLVVHYVELNKDYSKAFKFQFTPELGDNSQMTFQTGGDSPGGVISSITGTVSNLLPKLNWAKQHGHARVLESTSLIVEDGKKGEIKQVTNQPYPVIGKDGTQGTAFAEVGIVTAITPVLLGEKSGSVHMEMAFKVSSLLGNTPSGAPITSANEMTSTVTVRDRQSAAVGGLIRNSTSTGYNRPAGQKNPIISLYASKDFIKQQSQFVVFVTPIVKTSASSGAEQIKKKFRLRD from the coding sequence ATGAGACGTAAAATTCTGATCACCGGACTGCTAAGTCTGTTTATGATCAGTGGAAGTGTGGCCTGGGCCCAGGAAGAACTGGAAGCCTCGCCGACATCATCCACAGAAGGTGAAGAGGGCGTATATCGTTCTCGCAAATTCATCAATCTCACCCTCGGCATTGAGCAGGACGAGAAGCTTCCCCCGCTTCCGGACAGCATTGAATTTAAAGGTGACTTCCGCCGAATCGTGACTGCGGCTTATGCCAAGGATCTGAACGTCATCCGTTTCACTCCAAGAGGTGAGGGTTTTGCGACCTTGACCATTCACGACAAACGAAACGGCAAGATCGTTGCGGAATTCCGCATTGACGTCAAAAAAAGCAAGCTCGACAAAGTGGTGCGGGAAATGCGCGCCCTTCTGGGTGACATTGAGGGTATTAACATCAAGATCGTGAACAACCGCGTGGTTGTGGACGGTCAGATCCTTTTGCCGAAAGACCTGGCGCGTATCTATAACGTGGTTCAGCAGTTCGGTGAACAGGCGTCCTCGCTTGTGACCTTGAGCCCACTGGCGCAAAAGAAAATCGCAGAGTTCATCGCCCGTGACATCAATAATCCGGAAATCGAAGTCCGTGCCGTGAATGAAAAAATCATTCTGCAGGGCTGGGCCAATTCTGATGAAGAAGCCAAACGTGCCGAAATCATCGCCAAAACCTATCTGCCCGACATCGTGATCGAGGCAGCCGAGGAAAAAGGTGTGATCAAGAAACGCCGCCCGGCGAATGATGGTGTGATCAACCTGATTCAGATCAAGGAAGCTCCGGCCAAACCACCAAGCAAAATGATCCAGCTGGTGGTGCACTATGTGGAACTGAACAAGGACTATTCCAAGGCCTTCAAGTTCCAGTTCACCCCGGAACTGGGTGACAACTCGCAGATGACCTTCCAGACCGGTGGTGATTCTCCGGGTGGTGTGATCAGCTCGATCACCGGAACCGTTTCCAATCTTTTGCCTAAATTAAACTGGGCAAAACAACACGGTCATGCCCGCGTGCTTGAAAGCACCAGTCTGATTGTGGAAGACGGTAAAAAAGGTGAAATCAAACAAGTAACCAATCAGCCGTATCCAGTCATCGGTAAAGACGGAACTCAAGGGACTGCCTTTGCCGAAGTGGGTATCGTGACGGCGATCACACCGGTCTTACTGGGTGAAAAGTCCGGCAGCGTGCACATGGAAATGGCCTTTAAGGTGTCCAGCCTTCTGGGGAACACCCCAAGTGGTGCGCCAATCACCAGTGCGAATGAAATGACCTCCACCGTGACGGTGCGAGATCGTCAGAGCGCGGCGGTGGGTGGTTTGATCCGTAACTCGACCTCGACCGGGTACAATCGTCCGGCTGGTCAGAAGAACCCGATCATCAGCCTTTATGCATCCAAGGACTTCATCAAGCAACAAAGCCAGTTCGTGGTCTTTGTCACACCGATAGTTAAGACTTCTGCCAGCTCCGGGGCTGAGCAAATTAAGAAGAAGTTCCGTTTACGCGACTAG
- the cpaB gene encoding Flp pilus assembly protein CpaB, producing MGSNETRNLWLSIAAGVFATFLLYSYSQEKKAEYDKRFGSTKRVVVAKEDIAEMQTIYDTMVETKELPADFIQPDAITIPDEIIGNVAAVPIRKGQMVVKNNLLTPGPDTGISLQVAPSKRAVTIPVDEVRGVAKLIRPGDRIDIYAAVDSGKGVNQRREVFTMMNDVVVLATGVSVVNNIPRMFELDSTGKNLTQIALTGDTKYTTITVEATPKEAQDLFYILSTAPGNLFMALRNPSDRTIPPRMPSSTSDSVLGKPMVSVDAAPAIAMPPRPYVPPVQQQRAAPPPAQRPRANGFQTL from the coding sequence ATGGGATCAAACGAAACTAGAAATTTATGGCTTTCGATTGCTGCAGGTGTCTTTGCGACGTTCCTGCTCTACAGCTATTCCCAGGAAAAGAAGGCCGAGTACGACAAACGCTTCGGTTCCACAAAGCGTGTGGTTGTTGCCAAAGAGGACATCGCTGAAATGCAGACCATCTATGACACGATGGTTGAAACCAAAGAGCTTCCGGCGGATTTCATTCAGCCTGATGCCATCACAATTCCTGACGAGATTATCGGTAACGTGGCCGCTGTTCCTATCAGAAAAGGTCAGATGGTCGTGAAGAACAACCTTTTGACTCCGGGCCCGGACACAGGGATTTCCCTGCAGGTTGCGCCCAGCAAACGTGCTGTCACCATTCCCGTGGATGAAGTGCGCGGGGTTGCGAAGCTGATCCGCCCTGGGGACCGTATTGATATTTACGCCGCGGTGGATTCCGGCAAAGGTGTGAACCAGCGCCGTGAAGTCTTCACCATGATGAACGACGTGGTCGTTCTGGCAACGGGTGTGAGTGTTGTGAACAACATTCCCCGCATGTTTGAACTGGATTCAACCGGAAAGAACCTGACCCAGATCGCCCTGACTGGTGACACCAAGTACACCACGATCACGGTCGAAGCGACTCCGAAAGAGGCGCAGGATCTGTTCTACATTCTTTCCACGGCTCCGGGGAACTTGTTCATGGCTTTGAGAAATCCAAGCGACAGAACAATTCCACCGCGCATGCCAAGTTCGACTTCTGACAGTGTATTGGGAAAACCGATGGTATCTGTGGATGCGGCGCCAGCAATCGCAATGCCGCCACGACCTTACGTACCACCGGTTCAACAACAGAGGGCAGCACCTCCGCCAGCACAAAGACCACGCGCCAACGGGTTTCAAACTTTGTAA